One segment of Carya illinoinensis cultivar Pawnee chromosome 13, C.illinoinensisPawnee_v1, whole genome shotgun sequence DNA contains the following:
- the LOC122292645 gene encoding F-box/LRR-repeat protein 3-like isoform X2 has translation MKKHRDVIVNPFDLLTDEIVFAILDRLNDDALAKKSFSLACKSFYTIESLHRRALRPLRSELVPRLLKRYSFISHLDLSLCPCVEDGTLFRVAAETRSCLRSIDLSKSRFFTHAGLSTLVTMCAGLVEIDLSNRTELSDSAAAAIAQAKNLERLRLARCKMITDMGIGCVAVGCRKLRLVCLKWCLRVSDLGVGWIAMKCKEIRSLDLSYLPITEKCLSPILQLEHLEDLVLEGCPGIDDDGLATLKHSCNSIKMLNLSKCQNISHVGLSYLTNGAEHLQQLVLAYGPAVTADMAKCLHDRAGLQSIKLDGCSVTTSGIKAIGSCLASLEEMSLSKCSGVTDECLSFLVQTHKELRKLDITCCRKITHASIDSITNSCTFLTSLRMESCSFISKDAFTLIGRCCQFLEELDVTDNEIDDEGLKSISRCSKLLTLKLGICLNITDDGLTHVANGCPKLKELDLYRSSGITDAGIAAIAHGCPTLEMINIAYNDKITDRSLISLSKCLMLKALEIRGCHSVSSVGISAIAMGCRQLMVLDIKKCVNINDNGMIPLAQFSQNLKEGFLSFAADKLVILFSYGCRALSTC, from the exons ATGAAAAAGCACCGCGACGTTATCGTCAACCCCTTCGACCTCCTCACCGACGAGATCGTCTTTGCCATCCTCGACCGCCTGAACGACGACGCATTGGCGAAGAAGTCCTTTTCACTCGCCTGCAAGAGCTTCTATACCATCGAGTCCCTCCATCGCAGAGCCTTGAGGCCTCTCCGCTCCGAACTGGTTCCGCGGCTCCTCAAACGTTACAGTTTTATCTCCCACCTCGACCTCTCCTTGTGCCCTTGCGTCGAGGACGGCACGCTGTTTCGGGTAGCCGCCGAGACTCGGTCTTGTCTTCGCTCGATCGATTTGTCTAAGTCGAGGTTCTTTACGCATGCCGGCCTATCCACCCTCGTGACGATGTGTGCGGGATTGGTGGAGATCGACCTGTCGAACCGGACGGAGCTGAGCGACTCGGCTGCTGCGGCCATCGCGCAGGCGAAGAATCTGGAGAGGCTTCGGTTGGCGAGGTGTAAGATGATCACGGACATGGGGATTGGTTGCGTGGCTGTTGGGTGCAGAAAGTTGAGGTTGGTTTGCTTGAAGTGGTGCCTGCGTGTTAGTGATCTTGGAGTGGGATGGATTGCTATGAAATGCAAGGAGATTCGGAGTTTGGATCTTTCTTACTTACCG ATCACAGAGAAATGTCTTTCACCAATACTGCAGCTAGAACATCTTGAAGACCTGGTTCTTGAGGGATGCCCTGGTATTGATGATGATGGCCTTGCAACCCTCAAACACAGTTGCAATTCGATAAAG ATGCTTAATTTGTCCAAGTGTCAGAATATCAGTCATGTGGGGTTGTCTTATCTGACAAATGGCGCTGAGCACCTACAGCAGCTTGTTCTAGCATATGGTCCTGCG GTCACGGCTGATATGGCAAAATGTCTGCATGATAGAGCGGGGTTGCAATCGATTAAATTAGATGGATGTTCAGTTACAACTTCTGGGATAAAAGCCATTGGAAGTTGTCTTGCCTCACTGGAGGAGATGAGCTTAAGTAAGTGCTCAGGAGTGACTGATGAATGCCTATCCTTCCTTGTGCAAACACACAAAGAACTGAGGAAGTTAGACATCACATGCTGCCGCAAGATAACACATGCCTCTATAGACAGCATCACGAATTCTTGCACCTTCCTTACATCTCTTAGGATGGAGTCTTGTAGTTTCATTTCAAAGGATGCCTTTACGTTGATTGGAAGATGCTGCcaattcttggaggaattggatGTCACAGATAATGAAATTGATGACGAAG GGTTGAAGTCCATCTCGAGATGTTCCAAACTTCTTACCTTAAAGCTTGGGATTTGTTTGAACATAACTGACGATGGGCTTACTCATGTGGCAAATGGTTGTCCTAAGCTCAAAGAGCTAGATTTGTACAG ATCCTCTGGAATAACCGATGCTGGCATAGCAGCAATTGCTCATGGATGTCCTACACTGGAGATGATTAATATTgcttataatgataaaataacgGATAGGTCATTAATATCCTTGTCAAAATGTCTGATGTTAAAAGCCCTCGAAATTCGAGGATGTCATTCTGTCTCATCAGTGGGTATATCAGCCATTGCTATGGGATGTAGGCAACTTATGGTGCTGGACATAAAGAAATGTGTCAACATTAACGATAATGGAATGATTCCACTTgcacaattttctcaaaacctCAAAGAG GGGTTCCTTTCTTTTGCTGCAGATAAACTTGTCATATTGTTCAGTTACGGATGTAGGGCTCTTAGCACTTGCTAG
- the LOC122292645 gene encoding F-box/LRR-repeat protein 3-like isoform X1, which translates to MKKHRDVIVNPFDLLTDEIVFAILDRLNDDALAKKSFSLACKSFYTIESLHRRALRPLRSELVPRLLKRYSFISHLDLSLCPCVEDGTLFRVAAETRSCLRSIDLSKSRFFTHAGLSTLVTMCAGLVEIDLSNRTELSDSAAAAIAQAKNLERLRLARCKMITDMGIGCVAVGCRKLRLVCLKWCLRVSDLGVGWIAMKCKEIRSLDLSYLPITEKCLSPILQLEHLEDLVLEGCPGIDDDGLATLKHSCNSIKMLNLSKCQNISHVGLSYLTNGAEHLQQLVLAYGPAVTADMAKCLHDRAGLQSIKLDGCSVTTSGIKAIGSCLASLEEMSLSKCSGVTDECLSFLVQTHKELRKLDITCCRKITHASIDSITNSCTFLTSLRMESCSFISKDAFTLIGRCCQFLEELDVTDNEIDDEGLKSISRCSKLLTLKLGICLNITDDGLTHVANGCPKLKELDLYRSSGITDAGIAAIAHGCPTLEMINIAYNDKITDRSLISLSKCLMLKALEIRGCHSVSSVGISAIAMGCRQLMVLDIKKCVNINDNGMIPLAQFSQNLKEINLSYCSVTDVGLLALASINQLQNMTILHLAGLTPNGLAAGLLACRWLTKVKLHKSFKPLLPQSIFQFMEGRGCMFHWRDKAFQVEIDPKGWELHYGRSPEAP; encoded by the exons ATGAAAAAGCACCGCGACGTTATCGTCAACCCCTTCGACCTCCTCACCGACGAGATCGTCTTTGCCATCCTCGACCGCCTGAACGACGACGCATTGGCGAAGAAGTCCTTTTCACTCGCCTGCAAGAGCTTCTATACCATCGAGTCCCTCCATCGCAGAGCCTTGAGGCCTCTCCGCTCCGAACTGGTTCCGCGGCTCCTCAAACGTTACAGTTTTATCTCCCACCTCGACCTCTCCTTGTGCCCTTGCGTCGAGGACGGCACGCTGTTTCGGGTAGCCGCCGAGACTCGGTCTTGTCTTCGCTCGATCGATTTGTCTAAGTCGAGGTTCTTTACGCATGCCGGCCTATCCACCCTCGTGACGATGTGTGCGGGATTGGTGGAGATCGACCTGTCGAACCGGACGGAGCTGAGCGACTCGGCTGCTGCGGCCATCGCGCAGGCGAAGAATCTGGAGAGGCTTCGGTTGGCGAGGTGTAAGATGATCACGGACATGGGGATTGGTTGCGTGGCTGTTGGGTGCAGAAAGTTGAGGTTGGTTTGCTTGAAGTGGTGCCTGCGTGTTAGTGATCTTGGAGTGGGATGGATTGCTATGAAATGCAAGGAGATTCGGAGTTTGGATCTTTCTTACTTACCG ATCACAGAGAAATGTCTTTCACCAATACTGCAGCTAGAACATCTTGAAGACCTGGTTCTTGAGGGATGCCCTGGTATTGATGATGATGGCCTTGCAACCCTCAAACACAGTTGCAATTCGATAAAG ATGCTTAATTTGTCCAAGTGTCAGAATATCAGTCATGTGGGGTTGTCTTATCTGACAAATGGCGCTGAGCACCTACAGCAGCTTGTTCTAGCATATGGTCCTGCG GTCACGGCTGATATGGCAAAATGTCTGCATGATAGAGCGGGGTTGCAATCGATTAAATTAGATGGATGTTCAGTTACAACTTCTGGGATAAAAGCCATTGGAAGTTGTCTTGCCTCACTGGAGGAGATGAGCTTAAGTAAGTGCTCAGGAGTGACTGATGAATGCCTATCCTTCCTTGTGCAAACACACAAAGAACTGAGGAAGTTAGACATCACATGCTGCCGCAAGATAACACATGCCTCTATAGACAGCATCACGAATTCTTGCACCTTCCTTACATCTCTTAGGATGGAGTCTTGTAGTTTCATTTCAAAGGATGCCTTTACGTTGATTGGAAGATGCTGCcaattcttggaggaattggatGTCACAGATAATGAAATTGATGACGAAG GGTTGAAGTCCATCTCGAGATGTTCCAAACTTCTTACCTTAAAGCTTGGGATTTGTTTGAACATAACTGACGATGGGCTTACTCATGTGGCAAATGGTTGTCCTAAGCTCAAAGAGCTAGATTTGTACAG ATCCTCTGGAATAACCGATGCTGGCATAGCAGCAATTGCTCATGGATGTCCTACACTGGAGATGATTAATATTgcttataatgataaaataacgGATAGGTCATTAATATCCTTGTCAAAATGTCTGATGTTAAAAGCCCTCGAAATTCGAGGATGTCATTCTGTCTCATCAGTGGGTATATCAGCCATTGCTATGGGATGTAGGCAACTTATGGTGCTGGACATAAAGAAATGTGTCAACATTAACGATAATGGAATGATTCCACTTgcacaattttctcaaaacctCAAAGAG ATAAACTTGTCATATTGTTCAGTTACGGATGTAGGGCTCTTAGCACTTGCTAGCATAAACCAGCTACAGAACATGACTATCTTACACTTGGCGGGTTTGACCCCTAACGGTCTAGCTGCTGGCTTGTTGGCCTGCCGATGGCTAACAAAAGTGAAGCTCCACAAATCCTTTAAACCTTTACTTCCTCAATCCATTTTTCAATTCATGGAAGGCCGTGGCTGTATGTTTCACTGGAGGGACAAAGCATTCCAG GTGGAAATAGATCCGAAAGGATGGGAGCTGCATTATGGTAGGAGTCCTGAAGCTCCATAG
- the LOC122290886 gene encoding uncharacterized protein LOC122290886: MWSGSAKGVFSVKSAYHLEHSRVKAGKGEYSMMAEAEQVWESIWKLNVQGVVKHFLWKACHDLLPTRLNLFKKRVIECNKCPVCENEVETTIHAVWCCPAASDVWAESDSPVQKWAVTELEFIELWKKLNSSLDEDEIELVACTLRGIWLRRNLLIFDRKFESLKRILSAAKQGRDEFIAAKLQNFKSKPDRGEVKWQRPTNVLSKINWDASISVQEKKVGIGMIARNADGDILACLSSGIQASMKPVLAEALALRSVMFFCQEVGISSACFEGDSQTIVNDANGKEEVWAEHGVVIEDIRKMLGDKPQWSVQFTYRKANNTAHILAKLGLNCNEENV, translated from the coding sequence ATGTGGAGTGGCTCGGCTAAGGGTGTGTTTTCAGTTAAAAGTGCTTACCATTTAGAGCACTCGAGGGTTAAAGCGGGCAAAGGTGAATATTCAATGATGGCTGAGGCTGAACAGGTTTGGGAATCAATTTGGAAGTTGAATGTGCAAGGGGTTGTGAAGCATTTTTTATGGAAAGCTTGCCATGATTTATTACCCACAAGATTGAATTTGTTTAAGAAGCGTGTCATTGAATGTAACAAATGTCCAGTATGTGAGAATGAAGTGGAGACAACTATCCATGCGGTGTGGTGTTGTCCAGCGGCCTCTGATGTATGGGCAGAAAGCGATAGCCCAGTGCAGAAGTGGGCTGTAACAGAATTGGAGTTTATAGAGCTGTGGAAGAAGTTGAATTCCAGCTTGGATGAAGATGAGATTGAGTTAGTGGCTTGCACTCTAAGAGGTATTTGGTTGAGAAGaaacttattaatttttgaCAGGAAATTTGAGAGCCTGAAAAGAATCTTGAGTGCTGCAAAACAAGGAAGGGATGAGTTTATTGCTGCCAAACTTCAGAATTTCAAGAGTAAACCAGATAGAGGAGAAGTTAAGTGGCAAAGACCAACAAATGTGCTCAGCAAGATTAATTGGGACGCATCAATCAGTGTGCAGGAAAAGAAGGTGGGAATTGGTATGATTGCGAGGAATGCAGATGGGGATATTCTGGCATGTTTGAGCTCGGGGATTCAAGCTAGTATGAAGCCAGTGTTGGCTGAAGCATTAGCCTTGAGAAGTGTTATGTTCTTTTGTCAAGAAGTGGGGATCTCTTCAGCATGCTTTGAAGGGGATTCCCAGACTATAGTGAATGATGCGAATGGCAAAGAAGAGGTCTGGGCAGAGCACGGAGTTGTCATAGAAGATATTAGGAAGATGTTGGGTGACAAACCGCAATGGTCTGTACAGTTTACATACAGAAAAGCCAATAACACGGCTCATATACTTGCAAAGTTAGGACTTAATTGTAATGAGGAGAATGTTTGA
- the LOC122290887 gene encoding uncharacterized protein LOC122290887 — MKSGKWKRRAREAVVHMDGVRAMVHVDRVRAVRGCLVVEPKGKSRGLALLWREEVELEVINFSRHHISAQVLFGRRRMPWILSGFYGHPEVSRRKYTWNLLSILKPTNDLAWCVIGDFNEIISQAEKEGSRPRSESQMEDFRQCLEGNGLYDLGWKGLKFTWSNKHSDESFTKERLDRALGNNRWMELCYESQVETLTTSQSDHLPIMVTIRDEVVAIKRRKKCFRFEVKWTLEEEGGKIVKDSWVRSLSENKFLAEEELGVLLEKEDLKWKQRAKRNCQRRKKNWIKEIKNTQGQILSEQQQIEKVFFQHFTSTFSSSRPSEVAIAKCVRAVESRVTCDMNAELLKEFHMTEVEEALKQMGPLKSPGPDGFGAYFYQAYWNIIGKELVSKVLADRLKKILPFIISNSQSAFIPERLITDNIMVAYEALHTMKTRLKGKMGRMAIKLDIFKTYDKIEWREVLKPERGIRQGDPISPYLFLLCAEGLSSLLESAERQGEIRGVAFAKGGVQIQQMVGVATCGSYEKYLGLPALVGRSRYNTFKSLKEREDACVQQLIEGSRGTWKKDLIE; from the exons ATGAAAAGtggaaaatggaaaagaagggcTCGGGAGGCAGTGGTTCATATGGATGGGGTGAGGGCAATGGTTCATGTGGATAGGGTGAGGGCAGTAAGGG GCTGTCTTGTAGTGGAGCCTAAGGGGAAAAGTAGGGGATTGGCATTGTTATGGAGGGAAGAGGTGGAACTAGAAGTTATTAATTTCTCTCGGCATCACATAAGTGCTCAGGTACTGTTTGGAAGGAGAAGAATGCCATGGATTTTAAGTGGTTTCTATGGACACCCTGAGGTTAGTAGAAGGAAATACACTTGGAACTTGCTATCCATCCTGAAACCTACCAATGATCTTGCATGGTGTGTAATCGGGGACTTCAACGAGATTATTAGTCAAGCAGAAAAGGAAGGGAGCAGACCTAGATCGGAGAGCCAAATGGAAGATTTTAGACAATGTTTGGAAGGGAATGGTCTTTATGATCTAGGATGGAAGGGATTGAAATTTACTTGGAGTAATAAACACTCGGATGAATCCTTTACTAAAGAAAGACTTGATCGAGCATTGGGAAATAATAGATGGATGGAGTTATGTTATGAAAGTCAAGTGGAGACCCTTACTACAAGTCAATCAGACCATTTACCTATAATGGTGACCATAAGAGATGAGGTTGTTGCTATAAAACGCAGGAAGAAATGCTTTAGATTTGAGGTAAAATGGACCTTGGAGGAGGAGGGGGGAAAGATAGTTAAAGATTCGTGGGTGAGGAGCCTTAGTGAAAACAAGTTCTTAGCTGAG GAGGAATTGGGTGTATTACTGGAGAAAGAAGATTTGAAATGGAAGCAACGTGCGAAGAGGAATTG tcaaaggaggaagaagaattggataaaggaaataaagaatACCCAAGGCCAGATACTGTCAGAACAGCAGCAGATTGAGAAGGTTTTTTTCCAGCATTTCACAAGTACTTTTAGCTCATCAAGACCATCAGAAGTAGCCATTGCAAAATGTGTAAGAGCTGTTGAATCAAGAGTAACCTGTGATATGAATGCTGAATTGCTGAAAGAGTTTCATATGACTGAAGTTGAGGAAGCACTAAAACAGATGGGACCTCTCAAATCCCCAGGGCCAGATGGCTTTGGGGCATATTTCTACCAGGCTTATTGGAATATAATCGGGAAGGAG CTTGTGTCCAAAGTGCTAGCTGACAGGTTGAAGAAAATCCTTCCTTTTATCATCTCAAATAGCCAAAGTGCATTCATCCCGGAAAGATTGATCACGGACAATATAATGGTAGCTTATGAGGCGCTACACACCATGAAGACAAGGCTGAAAGGGAAGATGGGAAGAATGGCAATAAAACTGGACATTTTTAAGACGTATGATAAAATTGAATGGA GGGAAGTCCTTAAACCTGAAAGAGGGATTCGCCAAGGAGATCCAATATCTCCATACCTATTTCTGTTGTGTGCTGAGGGACTGAGTTCTCTATTAGAATCAGCTGAAAGACAAGGAGAGATAAGGGGAGTAGCCTTTGCGAAGGGTGGGGTACAG ATTCAGCAGATGGTAGGAGTAGCAACTTGTGGAAGCTATGAAAAGTACTTAGGACTTCCAGCTTTGGTTGGAAGGTCTAGGTACAATACCTTCAAGAGTTTAAAGGAAAGG GAAGATGCTTGTGTTCAACAGCTAATTGAGGGGAGCAGGGGTACCTGGAAGAAGGATTTGATAGAGTAG